The Primulina eburnea isolate SZY01 chromosome 13, ASM2296580v1, whole genome shotgun sequence genome includes a region encoding these proteins:
- the LOC140808995 gene encoding uncharacterized protein yields the protein MSNTPIPSNRKDIAWNYATLPDLKNPNIVCCSFCGKITNGGIYRHKLHLIGGNRNVKACPKCPEHVKEEIKNFMQKKSVLKNQMDDIPHLDDIVDLEEDEDEDDVQTKMKGKRPMSGPTVQGKRCKQAGPIDLYFSKDVEEIVKQRRAKNKGQYDENKKKLREDAVQKFATWMYDAGIPFNAVKYDSLQPCIDAIGVFGVGMKPPSYHEVRVKYLKKELANTNLLLKSHEEDHARYGCTIMADGWTDKKSRTLINFLVNGPKGSIFVESVDASSYSHTADKMYELLSKFVNRIGEQNVVQVVTDNASCNVRAGRLLENNFPHLYWTPCAAHCLDLMLEEIFKIPNLKKLHERALMVNGYIYNRPQLLSMMREFTGQSFTQIVT from the exons ATGTCAAACACACCAATTCCATCAAATCGAAAAGACATTGCTTGGAATTATGCCACACTTCCGGATCTTAAAAATCCAAATATTGTATGTTGTTCTTTTTGTGGTAAAATAACAAATGGCGGGATTTATCGGCACAAGCTGCATTTAATTGGGGGCAATAGAAATGTGAAAGCTTGTCCGAAGTGTCCGGAGCATGTTAAAgaagaaattaaaaatttcatgcAAAAAAAGAGTGTTTTGAAGAATCAAATGGATGATATTCCTCATTTAGATGATATTGTTGATTTAGAAGAAGACGAGGATGAGGATGATGTTCAAACTAAAATGAAAGGGAAACGACCAATGTCCGGCCCTACGGTGCAGGGTAAAAGGTGTAAACAAGCAGGGCCTATTGATCTTTATTTTTCGAAAGATGTAGAAGAAATTGTCAAACAGAGACGTGCGAAAAATAAAGGCCAATATGATGAAAATAAGAAGAAATTAAGAGAAGATGCGGTTCAGAAATTTGCTACGTGGATGTATGATGCCGGAATTCCTTTTAATGCTGTTAAATATGATTCTTTGCAACCCTGTATTGATGCTATTGGGGTTTTTGGAGTGGGAATGAAACCTCCATCATATCATGAAGTAAGAGTTAAGTATTTGAAGAAGGAGTTGGCAAATACGAACCTGCTTCTCAAATCCCACGAAGAAGATCATGCTAGGTATGGTTGTACAATTATGGCAGATGGGTGGACGGATAAAAAAAGTAGAACTCTTATAAATTTTTTGGTAAATGGTCCTAAAGGAAGCATATTTGTTGAATCGGTGGATGCTTCAAGTTATTCTCACACTGCTGATAAGATGTATGAGTTACTTTCTAAATTTGTGAATCGAATTGGAGAGCAGAATGTGGTTCAGGTTGTAACAGATAATGCCAGCTGCAATGTTAGAGCag GTCGTCTTTTGGAAAACAATTTTCCACACTTGTATTGGACTCCATGTGCAGCTCATTGCTTAGATTTGATGCTTGAGGAAATATTCAAAATTCCTAACCTCAAAAAATTGCATGAACGGGCATTGATGGTGAACGGTTATATTTACAATAGACCACAATTGTTGAGCATGATGAGGGAGTTTACTGGACAGAGTTTTACTCAGATCGTGACATAG